The Halosimplex litoreum genome has a window encoding:
- a CDS encoding homoserine kinase: protein MVTVRAPATSANLGSGFDVFGVALDRPADVVRVRRAPETTIDVTGAGSQFIPEDPADNTVGAVAEALDAPAHIEIDKGVRPASGLGSSAASAAAAAVALNELYDRGLTRKELVPIAAEGEAVVSGDAHDDNVAPAILGGFTIATPSGIATVDADISLVTCLPDIVVSTRDAREVVPEGARVADMVETVGNAATLTTGMHRSDPELVGRGMEDSVVTPARAELIDGYSEVRQAAFDAGATGVTISGAGPSVIAACYETDRRSIASAMVDAFDEAGVESRVYQTEIGEGATFH, encoded by the coding sequence ATGGTGACGGTGCGGGCGCCGGCGACGAGCGCGAACCTGGGGAGTGGCTTCGACGTGTTCGGTGTGGCGCTGGACAGACCGGCCGACGTGGTCCGGGTTCGGCGGGCCCCCGAGACCACCATCGACGTGACCGGTGCCGGGAGCCAGTTCATCCCCGAGGACCCCGCGGACAACACCGTCGGCGCCGTCGCGGAGGCGCTCGACGCCCCCGCACACATCGAGATCGACAAAGGCGTCCGCCCCGCCTCGGGGCTGGGCTCGTCGGCCGCCTCCGCGGCCGCGGCCGCGGTCGCGCTCAACGAGCTCTACGACCGCGGGCTCACCCGCAAGGAACTCGTGCCCATCGCGGCGGAGGGCGAGGCGGTCGTCTCCGGCGACGCCCACGACGACAACGTCGCCCCCGCGATCCTCGGTGGGTTCACGATCGCGACGCCGAGCGGCATCGCGACGGTCGACGCCGACATCTCGCTCGTGACCTGCCTCCCCGACATCGTCGTCTCCACCCGCGACGCTCGCGAGGTCGTCCCCGAGGGCGCACGCGTCGCGGACATGGTCGAGACCGTCGGCAACGCCGCGACCCTGACCACGGGCATGCACCGTTCGGACCCCGAACTCGTCGGCCGCGGCATGGAGGACTCCGTGGTCACCCCGGCCCGCGCCGAACTCATCGACGGCTACAGCGAGGTCCGCCAGGCCGCCTTCGACGCCGGCGCCACCGGCGTCACCATCAGCGGCGCCGGACCGAGCGTCATCGCCGCCTGCTACGAGACCGACCGGCGGTCCATCGCCTCCGCCATGGTCGACGCCTTCGACGAGGCGGGCGTCGAATCCCGTGTCTATCAGACGGAGATCGGCGAGGGCGCGACGTTTCACTGA
- a CDS encoding DUF485 domain-containing protein, translating into MNPSRVDSIVDLSYGLLIAVSVGLIMVAGNTVGLAFGFGVLISYLIHVVWKMARFDPDWMTTAVKETVEETVDETVEAKVGETVEETVEETVDETVGSSVDETVEKTVEATVGETVEETVGETVEETVGETVEETVEETVEAKVGETVEETVEKTVTDTVEETVGETVEETVEEKVGETVEEKVGETVEETVEETVEETVEEKVGETVEETVGETVEETVGDTVEETVEETLEERLEAVESEGDESDKESERSADDGDR; encoded by the coding sequence ATGAACCCGAGCCGCGTCGACTCGATCGTCGACCTGTCCTACGGGCTGCTGATCGCCGTCTCGGTCGGACTCATCATGGTCGCCGGCAACACCGTCGGCCTGGCGTTCGGGTTCGGCGTCCTCATCTCGTATCTGATCCACGTGGTCTGGAAGATGGCCCGGTTCGACCCCGACTGGATGACCACCGCGGTCAAAGAGACGGTCGAGGAGACCGTCGACGAGACCGTGGAAGCGAAAGTCGGCGAGACCGTCGAAGAGACCGTCGAGGAGACGGTGGACGAGACCGTCGGCAGCTCCGTCGACGAAACCGTCGAGAAAACCGTCGAAGCGACTGTCGGTGAAACGGTCGAAGAGACGGTGGGCGAAACCGTCGAGGAGACCGTCGGCGAAACCGTCGAGGAGACCGTCGAGGAGACCGTAGAAGCGAAAGTCGGCGAGACCGTCGAAGAGACCGTCGAGAAGACGGTCACCGATACCGTCGAGGAGACCGTCGGCGAAACGGTCGAGGAGACCGTCGAAGAGAAGGTCGGCGAAACGGTCGAAGAGAAGGTCGGCGAAACGGTCGAAGAGACTGTCGAGGAGACAGTCGAGGAAACGGTCGAAGAGAAGGTCGGAGAGACCGTGGAGGAGACCGTCGGTGAAACCGTCGAGGAGACCGTCGGTGATACCGTCGAGGAGACGGTCGAAGAGACCCTGGAGGAACGGCTCGAGGCGGTCGAGAGCGAGGGCGATGAATCCGACAAGGAGTCGGAGCGATCGGCCGACGACGGGGATCGCTGA